Proteins encoded in a region of the Bacteroidota bacterium genome:
- a CDS encoding DUF3467 domain-containing protein, translating to MDENQNQNQLNIELTEEIADGIYSNLAIITHSTSEFVIDFVKVMPGVPKAKVKSRILLTPQHAKRLMAALAENIQKYEAVHGAIKQTESMGLPMNFGGPTAQA from the coding sequence ATGGACGAAAATCAAAATCAGAACCAGCTTAATATCGAGCTGACAGAAGAAATTGCAGATGGTATCTATTCCAATCTTGCAATTATAACACACAGCACAAGTGAATTTGTAATTGACTTTGTAAAAGTGATGCCCGGAGTTCCGAAAGCAAAAGTAAAATCAAGAATATTACTTACACCACAACATGCAAAACGTTTGATGGCTGCATTAGCAGAAAATATTCAAAAGTATGAAGCGGTTCATGGTGCAATTAAGCAAACTGAATCAATGGGATTGCCGATGAATTTTGGTGGACCGACAGCGCAAGCTTAA
- a CDS encoding glutathione peroxidase, with protein MKLIMLLLTISLFADLNVYDFKLKSIDNKEIDLSSYKGKKILIVNTASECGYTSQYAGLQELSDKYKDKLVVIGFPANNFGEQEPGDNTEIKGFCTNNYGVTFPLSSKISVTGEDIDPLFKWLTEQPNPDFTGPIKWNFEKILIDENGKVIHRWKSKTTPMSSEITSAIEK; from the coding sequence ATGAAACTAATAATGTTACTATTAACAATATCATTATTTGCGGATCTTAATGTATACGACTTTAAGTTAAAAAGTATCGACAATAAAGAAATTGATCTTTCTTCATATAAAGGAAAAAAGATCCTGATTGTAAATACAGCTTCTGAGTGCGGATATACATCACAGTATGCAGGGCTACAGGAACTTTCAGACAAATACAAAGACAAGTTAGTTGTCATTGGATTTCCTGCAAATAATTTCGGAGAGCAAGAGCCCGGAGATAATACAGAGATCAAAGGATTTTGCACTAATAATTATGGTGTAACATTCCCATTATCATCTAAAATTTCCGTTACCGGTGAAGATATCGATCCGCTTTTCAAATGGCTGACTGAACAACCGAATCCTGATTTCACAGGACCCATTAAATGGAATTTCGAGAAGATATTGATAGATGAAAATGGGAAGGTGATTCACAGATGGAAGAGTAAGACTACTCCTATGAGCAGTGAAATAACTTCTGCAATTGAAAAATAA
- a CDS encoding patatin-like phospholipase family protein, whose protein sequence is MIKDLFVKLCLTLILIAFSLHAQSQKVGLVLSGGGARGMAHIGVIKAMEEYNIPIDYIAGTSAGAIVASMYSMGFSPEQMDSIVHTDDFFNWANGIIDENYLYYFRKKEENASWISLKFSLDSIISTSLPTSIVSSVPYDYSLMENSAGPIAKANYNFDSLFIPFRCVAADIENKKTVVFKDGDLATAVRASSAYPFYFKPVLYNGTILYDGGMYNNFPADIMLSEFQPDIIIGSNASGTTTPTTEGNIISQIRAMMTTPTSFSVICENGILVESNTDRFGLFDFSRISEIIEEGYVSAKREIVRMKWNIQRQQDKTELNERRKAYRNSFPDVKIDKVHIVGLNSGQSEYIKNILKPGIDPIPLSRLKSQYYQVVSDPNVKSIYPMLLFNKETGYFDMTITLKREKDFITQFGGNISTKPVSMAFVGLQYNIWNKNSYNFNGNFYFGKLYTSGQVRIRLDSPRKFPFFVEAEATINQYDFFKSSNNSFFTEQKPSYILKSDNLFGLNIGIPSRNKGKVVFNGSWATISDDYYQTKNFLATDTADNTFMEGPTGSVLFEVNTLNKKEYPNQGTFFSMKAQYVNFSEFTIPGSTSVDRSVQKDYHDWFQFKLVYENYFKRFGRLKLGFYSELAISNMRFFANYTSTVLNSPGFTPIQELKTIYLPALHAHNFAAIGMRNVYTLRNNIDIRLEGYMFQPYQELYETDDKKTVYGKEFQDRNFIASTGMVFHSPLGPIALIVNYADMRKDSFSFLFHFGYFIFNKSAVN, encoded by the coding sequence GTGATCAAAGACCTTTTCGTCAAGCTCTGTTTAACTTTAATACTGATTGCATTCTCACTTCATGCGCAAAGCCAGAAAGTTGGTCTGGTCTTAAGTGGTGGCGGTGCGCGGGGAATGGCACATATCGGTGTCATAAAAGCGATGGAGGAATACAATATTCCTATTGATTACATAGCAGGAACTTCGGCAGGTGCAATTGTTGCAAGTATGTATTCAATGGGATTTTCTCCCGAACAAATGGATTCTATAGTTCATACCGACGATTTTTTTAACTGGGCGAATGGTATCATCGATGAAAACTATTTGTACTACTTCAGAAAAAAAGAAGAAAATGCATCCTGGATAAGTTTAAAGTTCTCGCTCGACTCTATCATCTCCACCTCTCTTCCGACCAGTATCGTAAGTTCTGTTCCATACGATTATTCATTGATGGAAAATTCAGCAGGACCAATTGCTAAAGCAAATTACAATTTTGATTCTTTGTTCATACCATTTCGTTGCGTTGCTGCTGATATAGAAAATAAAAAAACAGTCGTATTCAAAGACGGTGACCTTGCAACTGCAGTAAGAGCTTCGTCAGCTTATCCTTTCTATTTCAAACCTGTTTTATACAATGGAACTATATTGTATGATGGTGGAATGTATAACAACTTCCCTGCAGACATTATGTTGAGTGAATTTCAACCTGATATTATCATCGGATCCAATGCATCGGGAACCACTACTCCTACCACTGAAGGAAATATAATTTCTCAGATCAGAGCGATGATGACGACACCTACCAGTTTTTCTGTTATCTGTGAAAATGGAATTTTAGTAGAATCCAATACTGACCGTTTTGGTTTGTTTGACTTCTCCAGGATAAGTGAAATTATCGAAGAAGGTTATGTTTCAGCCAAGCGCGAGATCGTTAGAATGAAATGGAATATTCAACGTCAACAGGATAAAACAGAATTGAATGAAAGAAGAAAAGCTTACAGAAATTCCTTTCCTGATGTGAAGATCGATAAGGTTCATATTGTTGGTTTGAATTCGGGACAATCTGAATACATTAAGAACATTCTCAAACCTGGAATTGATCCAATACCATTGAGCAGATTGAAATCACAATACTATCAGGTTGTTTCTGATCCAAATGTAAAGTCTATTTATCCCATGTTGCTTTTTAATAAAGAGACAGGATATTTCGACATGACAATTACGTTGAAAAGAGAAAAAGATTTTATCACTCAGTTTGGCGGGAATATTTCTACTAAGCCGGTAAGTATGGCTTTTGTCGGATTACAATATAACATCTGGAATAAAAACTCCTACAATTTCAATGGAAATTTTTACTTCGGGAAATTATATACCAGCGGACAAGTACGGATCAGATTGGATTCACCACGGAAATTTCCATTCTTTGTTGAAGCAGAAGCTACGATCAATCAGTACGATTTCTTCAAGAGTAGTAACAATTCTTTTTTCACTGAACAAAAGCCATCTTACATATTGAAATCAGATAATCTGTTTGGTTTGAATATTGGAATCCCTTCAAGAAATAAAGGAAAGGTTGTATTCAATGGTTCGTGGGCTACAATTTCTGACGACTATTATCAGACAAAAAATTTTTTGGCAACTGATACTGCTGATAATACATTCATGGAAGGACCCACGGGATCTGTATTATTTGAAGTAAATACTCTGAACAAAAAAGAATATCCCAATCAAGGAACCTTTTTTAGCATGAAAGCTCAATATGTGAACTTCAGTGAATTTACAATTCCCGGCTCAACATCAGTTGACCGTTCTGTTCAAAAAGATTATCACGACTGGTTTCAATTTAAATTGGTTTACGAAAATTATTTTAAGCGTTTCGGACGATTGAAACTCGGCTTCTATAGCGAACTAGCAATTTCAAATATGCGGTTTTTCGCCAATTACACCAGCACGGTTCTTAACAGTCCCGGGTTCACTCCTATTCAGGAATTGAAGACGATCTATTTGCCGGCTTTACATGCACACAACTTTGCTGCAATCGGAATGAGAAATGTATATACATTAAGAAACAACATTGATATACGCTTAGAAGGTTATATGTTCCAGCCATACCAGGAATTATATGAAACGGATGACAAGAAAACTGTTTATGGTAAAGAATTTCAGGACAGAAACTTTATTGCAAGTACTGGCATGGTATTTCATTCACCTCTTGGACCGATCGCTTTGATAGTAAATTATGCTGACATGAGAAAAGATTCGTTTTCATTTCTCTTTCATTTCGGGTATTTTATTTTTAATAAAAGTGCGGTGAATTAG
- a CDS encoding ABC transporter substrate-binding protein codes for MIYSDQIGNKIVLAEPPTRIVSVVPSQTELLYDLGLDQEVAGITKFCIHPDKWFRTKTRVGGTKNLDIEKIIGLKPDIIFANKEENNKDQILELQKYFPVWTSDINNLKSALEMINSIGAICNKTPEAKRIIETIEKNFQSLNKYKYLNCVYLIWNKPIMTVGADTFISEMLDHAGFNNLMSALTRYPVLDEKDLTGMKPAYLLLSSEPFPFKEEHIEHFQKLLPASTILKVDGEMFSWYGSRLMKSAGYFSELRSKIENAS; via the coding sequence ATGATTTATTCTGATCAAATCGGTAACAAAATAGTTCTCGCGGAGCCCCCGACGAGAATTGTTTCTGTTGTTCCTTCTCAGACTGAATTACTTTATGATCTCGGACTGGATCAGGAAGTTGCAGGCATTACAAAATTTTGCATTCATCCCGATAAATGGTTTCGTACAAAAACAAGAGTTGGTGGAACAAAGAACCTGGATATTGAAAAAATTATCGGACTCAAGCCTGATATTATTTTTGCAAATAAAGAAGAAAACAATAAAGATCAGATATTAGAATTACAAAAATATTTTCCGGTATGGACTTCCGATATCAATAATTTGAAGAGTGCTCTGGAAATGATCAATAGTATTGGAGCGATCTGCAACAAAACTCCGGAAGCAAAACGAATCATCGAAACAATTGAGAAAAATTTTCAGTCGCTAAACAAATACAAGTATTTAAACTGCGTTTATCTGATCTGGAATAAGCCAATCATGACAGTTGGAGCTGATACATTCATAAGCGAAATGCTCGATCATGCAGGATTTAATAATCTGATGTCAGCATTAACCAGGTATCCGGTTCTTGATGAAAAAGATCTGACCGGGATGAAACCGGCTTATCTACTTCTCTCATCTGAACCATTTCCATTCAAAGAAGAGCATATTGAACATTTTCAAAAATTATTACCTGCTTCCACCATCTTAAAAGTGGATGGCGAGATGTTTTCGTGGTATGGTAGCAGGCTGATGAAGTCTGCCGGTTATTTTTCAGAATTGCGTTCAAAAATAGAAAATGCTTCGTAA
- a CDS encoding pyridoxal-phosphate dependent enzyme, protein MNPNKKTCDNVLESIGNTPMIRLNKVAESIKATVYAKVETFNPGNSIKDRMALKMVEDAEKAGILKPGGTIIEGTSGNTGMGLAIAAIVKGYKCIFATTDKQSKEKVDALKAFGAEVIVCPTNVEPEDPRSYYSVAARLNKETPNSFYPNQYDNPSNAVAHYEQTGPEIWDQTDGKITHFVVGVGTGGTICGTAKYLKEKNPNIKVWGIDTYGSVFKKYKETGIFDKNEIYPYVTEGIGEDFLPKNVNFDLIDHFEKVTDKDAALMTREIVQKEGIWVGNSAGSALAGLIQMKDQLTEKDVVVIVFHDHGTRYLAKIFNDDWMRKMGYIDKKGMTAKDVLANRKNIELVTLDKKESISHALKIMNENNFSQIPVSSDDRIVGALYENQVYDYVLKNPHSKDEPIEKIMREALPFVDISTPLDELSGMITGDRMAVLLKDFKAGRTFILTKSDIVDALVK, encoded by the coding sequence ATGAATCCCAATAAAAAAACTTGCGACAACGTATTAGAATCAATCGGAAACACTCCAATGATCCGATTGAATAAAGTTGCCGAAAGTATTAAAGCTACTGTATATGCTAAAGTAGAAACTTTTAATCCTGGAAATTCTATCAAAGACCGGATGGCATTGAAGATGGTCGAAGATGCAGAGAAAGCCGGAATTCTAAAACCAGGCGGAACGATCATAGAAGGCACTTCCGGAAATACAGGAATGGGTCTTGCTATTGCTGCAATTGTTAAAGGTTACAAATGTATTTTTGCAACTACAGACAAACAATCAAAAGAAAAAGTTGATGCTCTTAAAGCATTTGGCGCTGAAGTTATCGTTTGTCCAACAAATGTTGAACCGGAAGATCCTCGTTCATATTATTCTGTAGCTGCCAGACTGAATAAAGAAACACCGAATTCATTCTATCCGAATCAATACGATAATCCGTCGAATGCAGTAGCGCATTACGAACAAACCGGTCCTGAGATCTGGGATCAGACAGATGGAAAGATCACGCATTTTGTTGTAGGTGTTGGTACAGGCGGAACAATTTGCGGTACTGCAAAATATCTGAAAGAGAAAAATCCAAACATCAAAGTCTGGGGTATCGATACTTATGGTTCCGTATTTAAAAAATATAAAGAAACCGGAATCTTTGATAAGAATGAAATCTATCCTTATGTAACTGAAGGAATCGGTGAAGATTTTCTTCCAAAAAATGTCAACTTCGATCTTATCGATCATTTCGAAAAAGTAACTGATAAAGATGCTGCTTTGATGACCAGAGAGATTGTTCAGAAAGAAGGTATCTGGGTTGGAAATTCAGCAGGTTCTGCATTGGCAGGATTGATTCAGATGAAAGATCAGTTAACAGAAAAAGATGTTGTGGTTATTGTATTCCATGATCATGGTACACGTTACCTTGCAAAGATCTTTAATGACGACTGGATGCGCAAGATGGGTTACATTGACAAAAAAGGAATGACTGCGAAAGATGTACTTGCAAACAGAAAGAATATTGAACTGGTAACATTGGATAAAAAAGAAAGTATTTCACATGCCTTGAAGATAATGAATGAAAATAATTTTTCTCAGATACCTGTTTCATCTGATGATAGAATTGTTGGCGCTCTTTATGAGAATCAGGTCTATGATTACGTTTTGAAAAATCCGCATTCTAAAGACGAACCAATTGAAAAGATCATGCGTGAAGCACTTCCTTTTGTAGACATCTCTACTCCACTTGATGAATTATCAGGAATGATCACGGGCGACAGAATGGCTGTACTTCTGAAAGACTTTAAAGCCGGCAGAACTTTCATTCTGACAAAAAGCGATATCGTTGATGCTTTAGTGAAATAA
- a CDS encoding ABC transporter permease, with product MNLELFIAKRLAYSKDKKTFTSRPIIRIALAGVAIGFSVMIIAVAIVTGFKKEIRNKVIGFGSHIQISNYDDNNSYESRPIEKEQKFLNVLKSNPEIKHIQVFATKPAIVKSSDQIEGVVCKGIGSDFDWTYFRDHLKSGKIFSANDSLASDSVVISEMLAKKLKLKAGDDLITFFIQQPPRARRFHIAGIYNRGLEEFDKLYMFCDIGQIQKLNDWDKSQIGGYEIAINNFDNVDYVGEEVYHLVPSELNARTIKEIYPQIFDWLGLQNINAIIIITLMIVVSGMNMISALLIIILERVNMIGMLKALGSPNFSIRKVFIYLAAFLTGKGLLWGNIIGLSCIFVQSHFKPILLDEQSYYISYVPIDFSWTYLAILNLGTLLVCILLMTIPTLIITKIKPLSAIRYS from the coding sequence TTGAATCTCGAACTCTTCATAGCAAAACGACTGGCTTACAGTAAAGATAAAAAAACCTTTACTTCCCGTCCGATCATACGTATTGCTTTGGCAGGAGTTGCAATAGGTTTTTCTGTGATGATCATCGCTGTTGCAATCGTTACAGGATTTAAAAAAGAGATCAGGAATAAAGTTATCGGTTTTGGTTCTCACATTCAGATCAGCAATTACGATGATAATAATTCTTACGAGAGCAGGCCAATTGAAAAGGAACAGAAGTTTTTGAATGTTCTTAAATCAAACCCGGAAATAAAACACATACAAGTCTTTGCAACAAAACCTGCTATCGTAAAATCTTCGGATCAGATCGAAGGTGTGGTCTGCAAAGGAATTGGATCCGATTTTGACTGGACATATTTCAGAGATCATTTAAAAAGCGGAAAAATATTTTCTGCAAATGATTCGCTTGCTTCTGATTCAGTTGTGATAAGTGAAATGCTTGCAAAAAAACTTAAGCTGAAAGCAGGAGATGATCTGATAACTTTTTTCATTCAGCAACCTCCTCGCGCAAGGAGATTTCATATCGCCGGAATTTATAACAGAGGATTAGAAGAATTTGATAAGTTGTATATGTTCTGCGACATAGGACAAATTCAAAAACTTAACGATTGGGACAAATCACAGATCGGTGGATATGAAATTGCAATTAACAATTTCGACAACGTAGATTATGTTGGTGAAGAAGTATATCATCTGGTTCCTTCAGAGCTGAATGCCCGGACGATCAAAGAAATATATCCGCAAATTTTTGACTGGCTTGGATTACAAAACATCAATGCGATAATTATCATAACACTTATGATAGTTGTTTCAGGAATGAATATGATCTCTGCATTACTGATCATTATTCTTGAACGGGTAAATATGATTGGAATGCTGAAGGCTTTGGGAAGTCCGAATTTCAGTATCCGGAAGGTATTTATTTATCTCGCAGCTTTTCTGACAGGTAAAGGATTGCTTTGGGGAAACATTATCGGATTGAGTTGCATCTTTGTTCAAAGTCATTTCAAACCGATTCTGCTTGATGAACAATCATACTATATTTCATATGTCCCTATCGATTTTTCCTGGACGTATTTGGCGATTCTGAACCTGGGAACGCTATTGGTTTGTATCCTACTGATGACCATTCCGACCCTTATAATCACGAAAATCAAGCCTTTAAGTGCAATTCGATATTCTTGA
- a CDS encoding DUF1343 domain-containing protein, which translates to MKRVAGYILLGMFLTLTGVSVNGKDRFRIVSGAESTEQYFPLIKGKKVAVVANHTAILGHNHLVDSLKNSGFKVKCVFAPEHGFRGESGNGDKVAGGKDPKTGIPIISLYGKHLKPTAKDLEGVKIVLFDIQDVGVRFYTYISTLQYVMEACAELKIQLIVLDRPNPNGFYVDGPVLKKEFKSFVGMQPVPIVYGMTIGEYALMLNGEGWLTNKVKCNLKVVSLINYDHYKKAVIRISPSPNLPDMDAIYLYPSTCLLEGAHVSLGRGTSKPFRLIGFPGYKGEANEKDTFFTPKEIKGVAANPPYEDTLCNGIDLSGKGFTVFAKPEIDLNILIAMYQRFPDKEKFFNNFFNKLAGNSELKEQIKNNLSPEQIRESWKSDLDAFKVIRKKYLLYSEK; encoded by the coding sequence ATGAAGAGAGTTGCAGGCTATATATTACTAGGCATGTTTTTAACCCTTACCGGAGTTTCGGTTAATGGTAAAGACAGATTCAGGATCGTTTCCGGAGCGGAAAGCACAGAGCAATATTTTCCGTTGATAAAAGGGAAAAAGGTTGCTGTAGTTGCAAATCACACCGCTATACTTGGGCACAATCATCTTGTCGATTCGTTAAAGAACAGTGGATTCAAAGTTAAATGTGTTTTTGCTCCGGAGCATGGGTTCAGAGGTGAAAGCGGTAATGGCGACAAGGTAGCAGGAGGAAAGGACCCAAAGACAGGGATTCCAATCATTTCATTGTACGGAAAGCATCTTAAACCGACTGCGAAAGATCTTGAAGGTGTTAAAATTGTGCTCTTCGACATTCAGGACGTGGGAGTACGTTTTTACACTTATATATCAACGTTGCAATATGTAATGGAAGCGTGTGCAGAATTAAAGATCCAACTGATCGTTCTGGATCGGCCAAATCCAAATGGTTTTTATGTTGATGGTCCTGTCTTAAAAAAAGAGTTTAAAAGTTTTGTAGGAATGCAGCCCGTGCCTATTGTTTATGGAATGACAATAGGAGAATATGCATTAATGTTGAATGGTGAAGGCTGGCTTACTAATAAAGTTAAATGCAATCTAAAAGTTGTTTCATTGATCAATTATGACCACTATAAAAAAGCTGTGATCAGAATCTCTCCATCTCCAAATCTGCCTGACATGGATGCAATTTATCTTTATCCCAGTACATGTCTGCTTGAAGGAGCGCATGTGAGCCTAGGAAGAGGCACTTCAAAACCATTCCGCTTGATAGGATTTCCCGGATATAAAGGGGAAGCAAACGAAAAAGACACCTTCTTTACTCCAAAAGAAATAAAAGGTGTAGCGGCTAATCCACCCTATGAAGATACCTTATGCAACGGAATTGATCTGAGTGGAAAAGGTTTTACTGTTTTCGCCAAACCTGAAATAGATCTGAATATTCTTATTGCCATGTATCAGCGTTTTCCTGATAAGGAAAAATTCTTCAATAATTTTTTCAATAAACTTGCAGGAAATTCAGAGTTGAAAGAGCAGATCAAAAATAATTTAAGTCCGGAACAGATCAGAGAAAGTTGGAAAAGTGATCTGGATGCTTTTAAGGTGATCAGAAAGAAATATCTTCTTTATAGCGAAAAGTGA
- a CDS encoding pyridoxal phosphate-dependent aminotransferase has protein sequence MPITSIKGRQMPPSPIRKLVPFAEKAKKEGKKIYHLNIGQPDIETPQTMINAIHNFSQKVVEYSHSAGIESYRRKLTGYYKRFDIELDYTEIIITTGGSEAIEIAMMSCMDPGDEILIPEPFYANYNGFSTQANVKVIPIRSTIETGFALPPISEFEKLITPRTKAIMICNPSNPTGYLYSKDELEKLRDLVKKHDLWFFSDEVYREFCYDGNEYTSVMNLAGIENNVVMLDSISKRYSACGARIGALVSRNKDLMATALKFAQARLSPPTFGQVAAEAAIDTPDEYFTKVKSEYVSRRDFVVKALNEMDGVFCPKPNGAFYCIARLPIDNADKFCQWLLEDFAYENETVMLAPATGFYSRPDLGTDEVRIAYVLNLTDLSKAMKCLSEALKVYPGKTAKLEMAGKN, from the coding sequence ATGCCAATCACTTCCATAAAAGGCCGCCAAATGCCGCCATCGCCTATTCGTAAACTGGTTCCGTTTGCTGAAAAAGCTAAAAAAGAAGGCAAGAAAATCTATCATCTGAATATTGGTCAACCGGACATTGAAACTCCGCAAACAATGATCAATGCCATCCATAATTTTTCACAGAAAGTTGTAGAGTATAGCCATTCTGCAGGAATTGAATCCTATCGCAGAAAGCTTACAGGCTATTATAAACGATTTGACATTGAGCTTGATTATACAGAGATCATCATTACGACCGGTGGCTCTGAAGCAATTGAAATTGCTATGATGAGTTGTATGGATCCCGGTGATGAAATACTTATTCCTGAACCTTTTTACGCTAATTACAATGGGTTCTCAACACAAGCCAATGTAAAAGTGATTCCAATCAGATCTACAATTGAAACCGGTTTTGCCTTACCTCCTATTTCTGAATTCGAAAAACTGATCACGCCAAGAACAAAAGCGATCATGATCTGTAACCCATCGAATCCAACGGGCTATTTATATTCAAAAGATGAACTCGAAAAACTGAGAGATCTTGTAAAGAAACATGACCTGTGGTTTTTCTCTGATGAAGTTTACAGAGAATTTTGTTACGACGGAAATGAATATACTTCCGTAATGAATTTAGCCGGTATTGAAAACAATGTAGTGATGCTTGATTCTATCAGCAAACGTTACAGCGCTTGTGGAGCACGGATTGGTGCTCTTGTGAGCCGTAACAAAGATCTGATGGCTACCGCTCTGAAATTTGCTCAGGCAAGATTAAGTCCGCCAACATTCGGACAAGTTGCAGCTGAAGCTGCCATCGATACTCCCGATGAATATTTTACAAAAGTTAAAAGTGAATATGTAAGCCGGAGAGATTTTGTAGTGAAAGCTTTGAATGAAATGGATGGCGTATTTTGCCCAAAACCAAATGGTGCTTTTTATTGTATCGCTCGCTTACCGATTGACAATGCCGACAAATTTTGTCAATGGTTACTGGAAGATTTCGCCTACGAAAATGAAACCGTCATGCTTGCCCCTGCTACCGGTTTTTACTCTCGCCCAGATCTCGGAACTGATGAAGTAAGAATTGCATATGTTCTCAATCTGACTGATCTTTCAAAAGCAATGAAATGTCTCTCTGAAGCACTGAAAGTTTATCCGGGGAAAACTGCGAAGTTAGAAATGGCAGGTAAAAACTAA
- a CDS encoding DUF1573 domain-containing protein produces the protein MKKLLLTLAIVGAFAGVQAQDTKAVSSPVQVDKNAPDFKFEVEEYNFGSIKQGEKVTYDFSFTNAGKEPLIISAANGSCGCTVPSFPKEPIGKNGKGVIHVEFNSTGKMGMQDKTVTLTSNSKSGAKVLHLKGNVEAPPATPAADSPTPAIK, from the coding sequence ATGAAAAAATTACTTTTAACCCTTGCTATCGTTGGTGCATTTGCAGGAGTTCAGGCACAGGACACTAAAGCAGTTTCCTCTCCAGTTCAGGTTGATAAAAATGCTCCTGATTTCAAATTTGAAGTTGAAGAATATAACTTTGGTTCAATCAAGCAAGGTGAAAAAGTTACTTATGACTTTAGCTTCACTAATGCAGGTAAAGAACCTCTGATCATTTCTGCAGCTAATGGTTCATGTGGCTGTACTGTTCCTTCGTTTCCGAAAGAACCTATCGGAAAAAATGGAAAAGGTGTAATTCACGTAGAATTTAACTCTACTGGAAAAATGGGAATGCAAGACAAAACAGTAACACTTACTTCAAATTCAAAAAGTGGTGCTAAAGTTCTTCATTTAAAAGGAAACGTTGAAGCTCCACCGGCAACTCCGGCTGCAGATTCTCCGACACCGGCAATCAAATAA
- a CDS encoding DUF1573 domain-containing protein: protein MKIKSLLLALFIGLTTVGFAQEKKTLDNLANDPNKADFKFETDEHNFGSIAQGESVTYEFKFTNSGTEPLIISKAEGSCGCTVPIWPKEPIMKGQQGTIKVTFNSAGKMGVQDKTVTLTSNAQQNPIVLHMKGTVEKAADPTQK from the coding sequence ATGAAAATAAAATCATTATTACTTGCACTGTTCATTGGACTTACGACTGTAGGTTTTGCACAGGAGAAAAAGACACTTGATAATCTTGCTAATGATCCAAATAAAGCGGATTTCAAATTCGAAACTGATGAACATAATTTCGGAAGCATCGCTCAGGGTGAATCTGTAACTTATGAATTCAAGTTTACAAACAGTGGAACAGAGCCATTGATCATTTCAAAAGCTGAAGGGTCTTGTGGTTGTACAGTTCCGATCTGGCCAAAAGAGCCGATCATGAAAGGTCAGCAAGGAACTATTAAAGTTACATTCAATTCGGCAGGTAAAATGGGTGTACAAGACAAAACTGTTACACTTACATCAAATGCTCAACAAAATCCGATCGTACTTCACATGAAAGGTACTGTTGAAAAAGCTGCTGATCCTACACAAAAATAA
- a CDS encoding DUF1573 domain-containing protein: MKKLKFLAVSALVCLTFSLKSSAQDTSAVKKENPNAPEIAFESEVHDYGTIKQGADGTCEFKFKNTGKEPLIISNAKGSCGCTVPTYPKEPIMKGQTGVIKVHYDTKRVGAFTKTVTINSNAKSDTKVITIKGVVEATPDGGDQTLPVKSSGGPLENTK, encoded by the coding sequence ATGAAAAAATTAAAATTTCTTGCAGTCAGCGCTCTTGTTTGTTTAACATTTTCACTGAAATCATCTGCACAAGACACATCAGCTGTCAAAAAAGAAAACCCAAATGCTCCTGAAATTGCATTTGAAAGTGAAGTTCATGATTATGGAACGATCAAGCAAGGTGCAGATGGTACTTGTGAATTCAAATTCAAAAATACAGGTAAAGAACCATTGATCATCTCTAATGCAAAAGGAAGTTGTGGCTGTACTGTTCCAACTTATCCGAAAGAACCGATCATGAAAGGTCAGACAGGAGTTATCAAAGTTCATTATGATACTAAACGTGTTGGTGCTTTCACTAAAACCGTTACGATCAACTCAAATGCAAAATCAGACACTAAAGTTATAACAATCAAAGGCGTTGTTGAAGCTACTCCGGATGGAGGAGATCAGACACTTCCCGTTAAAAGTTCAGGTGGTCCATTAGAAAACACTAAATAA